A stretch of DNA from Fibrobacter sp. UWB11:
GGCATGAAACTTGTTATGGTCGCTCCGGTTCTCGAAATAAACGCCCAGCGTAACAAGCACCTCAAACAAAGTATCATATTCATCCTGTTCCTTTTGGCCTTTACAACGGCTATTTCGATTTTCTTCTCGAGAAGCATTACCAAGCCGCTCAAAAAACTTACAGCAGAAGCAAAAAAGATGATTATGGGCGACATGAATGCAGAATTCAACATTCGCCAGAACGATGAAATCGGGGACCTCGCCAAAAGTTTCTCTGCGGCCAAGTTCCATATCAACCAATACATGAAGCATATGCAAGGGCTCGCCTTTCAGGATTCGCTCACAAACTTGCGTAACAAAATGGCATACGACAGTTTCTTGAATGATTTGGAACAACGGATTCAAGAAGGCGAAGTAGAGTCATACGGCATCATCGTTTTGGATTTGAACAACCTTAAAGAAATCAACGACACTTACGGTCACGAAAACGGAAACGCTTACCTTATCAATTCGAGTAAATTGATTTGCCAGGTTTTCACGCATAGCCCGGTCTTTAGAATTGGCGGAGATGAATTTATAGCAATCCTTATCGGGGATGATTTGGACAATCACCATAACCTGCTGAGGCAACTCAAGGACGGCATGAATTCGACCAAGAACGCATCATTCCCGTGGAAGCAAATTTCCATTGCTTATGGCATTGGTATCGCCCCTGTCGCAAAATCAACGACTATCGCGGAAACATTCAACAAAGCCGACAAGAACATGTACAAGAACAAACGTGCCATTAAAATTGCGGAACACAGACCTTTGAGCCGCGACGAAGAAATGCACGAAGCAAAATACACTGCCGAAGAAGACAGCGAAAGCTAAAATCGAAAACGCAGTTATTGTAAATTAAGCCTTGTTCCGGAATTCCTTGGGCGTGCAACCCGTAAATTCCTTGAACGCCTGCGCAAACTTGCTGGAATTGGTATAGCCCACACGGCCTGCAACTTCGGCAATGTTGAATTTGCCATCCAACAAAAGCTGGGTGGCTTTTTTCATGCGGTATGTTTTGAGGTACGAGTAAATGGAATCGCCGTATGCAAGCTTGAAATACTTTTTCATCTGCGTCGGGCTCATCTCGATTTGCTTGGAAAGTTCTTCGAGCGTCAGGTGCTCTTCAACGTTTTCGCGAAGGATTTCACGCAAGAGTTCCATTTTACCTTTGTACTGGCTCGGAATTTTTGCAGCAGTCTCATACTTGGCTTCGGAATCAAGACGGCTCAAGAAGAGAATCAGCTCAAGCACCTTGATTTTGAAATAAGGCAAGCGGATATTTTTAGGGAGCCTGTAAAGTTCCGAAAAGATGTGGCTCACATGTTCGCTAGAAGGGAGCTTCAACGGGAGCGTAAGCGGTTGGATTTTCTGAATTACGGCCGCAAAGTCCACCCCCACGGCCTTGAACATATCCATAAGTTCGCTTTGGCAACGTTCCATAGAAAAGACAACAGCAATGCCGTGATAACAATGCACCGGGAATTGGAACGTCCTGCTAGAAGGCATCTGGTCCAAGAGCAACAAGCCGTTTTCTTCCATGGAACGCGGCAAGGAATTCGAATCCAGCCATTCCGAGCTGCCATTATGGCAATGTAAAACGATTAGGCTTTTCCCTTGATTTTCAAAGTTGAAGGTGAATTCTTTGAGGTGGAAATTGCTGTAAAAGACCTGCAATCCAGGCAACACATTATACACTAGAAGATGCCCGGTTCCCGTTTTATTTTGAAGCATATAATGCGAAAAGAAATCTGTATTCTGTATTAGAATCAGATTTCTATCAGGGATAGGCTTTATCATAATTCACTCTCTCAAAAATTAGACGAAACCAAGTATTTTAGATTAAACCAATTTTATTAGATTAAATCAACTAACTTAGACTAGACTAAATTTAGGCAATTTTCAAGAAAGCGTCAAGTAACTTATCTAAAAGAAAAACTTACCTTTTGCCCATATTTGTGTATTTTTCTTGTAAGTTTTAAACGTTCCACGCCTTCCCCCGAGCCAATCGCCGCCTAACGAAATCGTTATTTGGTCATTCAGGAGGTAATCTGCCGCCGGACGCACATAGAAACCGACATTATCGACGTCAAATATTCCATAAACGGAAAGTTTAAGCGTATTGTTCAAGACTTCCTTGGAAACTCGCGCTGTAATCATGGACGTATTCTGTTCCATTCCCAACACTTCACGGTAATCCATGATAGTCTTGTGCATGTACTGAGCCATGATGGTCCAGTTATCGCCAGCATACCAATCGATACCGATTAAGGCATTGAACGAACTTCTATGCCAATAATCCATTGAATTTTTCAAGGCAATCGGTTCACCGAAATACGCCGCCACTTCACCGCGAATCACGAGTTCACCCGCCGGAATCGAGACATCGCCACCGATGACATTCATCGGCTCGTATATTCCCTTAATCACGGCAGATTTCGTTTCCGGATCGTAGCCTGCAATCGTCACAGGCGACTTGTTGAAGGTTCGCAGCGCGGTAAGCGAGAAATCCAGATTTTCGAGGAAGAATCGCAGACGTCCGCCAACTTCACTGTTCTTTAGACGTTTTTCCGGCGTTCCGCTCAAATCCATACGCATGCCATTGGGCACAGGCATTTGCCACGGATTATCATCGCCCGTCGGAATCACGAAATACTCGGGAACCGGCACAAAAACAAGTTCTGCAGAAAAACTTTCGCCTGGATACTTGAGGTTGATTGCATTCACGGGCACGCGGATATCATCATAATCGTTCGCCATGAATTCGGTGTAATCCATAGGCGAAATGAGGTCGGTAATGCGGAGGCCATCGGCAACGCCCCACGTAATGATTTGGCGACCCGCCTTGACTTCGAGGAATCTGCCGGCATAGTCGAAATAGGCCTCACGGAGAAACGCGCCAGTCTGATCTTTGATAAGGCTATTGTAAGCAAGGTTCATACTCGAATAGAGCGATGCCTCGCCGTAATTCGCACGCATTTCAAGACGGAGGCGTGTCCGCGAAGACATAATCTTGTGCGGATGCTCCACCTGCAACGCGTGATACGAATCCACAAAGCCGTTCAGTTGCAGAGAAAGTTCGTCCTGCGCATACGCGGATAAGGCGAATGCTGCGGACAACAACGCGAGACTCAACTTTTTTATCATATCCTTCTCCATGGGAGATGCCCGCTCAAGGCGGGCATGACAACCGGACATTCACTGGATCATTCGCCCCTACAGGATGACAGAGAACATCACTTACTACTGTCTACTTCCTACTATCACAGTCCGCGTTCGAGCTTATTGACAGTAAAGATTTTGGAATCGACCTGGATGTTAAATTTTGGATCGAGGAAGAGGAGTTCTGTGGAGTGTCCCGTCTGCACATTCTTCATTTCCATCTTGCCGATAGTCCAGAAGCCGTCTACCTTCTTGATGTCCGAAGAAACCATTTGACGGTGGAGCTTACCGAGCTTGTCATAGAATTCGACCTTTTCGACAACATCACAATCCTTACGGATCCAGACAAGTTTCTTGGAGAAGATTTCGCCATCCTTCTTGGGAGTCGATTCAACAACGTAGTAGTTGAAGCCATTCGCAGATTCTTCGCGCAAGAGCTTGTGCGTATCTTCATCGACATTACGTTTACCGATATCATCGTAGGTAAAGTCAGAACCCATGAAATAATCGGTCTTGGAGCTCTTACCACTGATGCGGCGAGTTTTTTTTCAGAGCAGGCAAGTAAAGCCACTTATCGTCTTCCTTATTGACATCGTCATAATTCACGGTCAAAAATCCTGTACCCTTTACATCGTTAGGATACTGGAAGAACATAATGGTCTTGGTGTCTGCACCCACGTCCATCGCATACGACGTAATCTTACGAACACGCGTGCTGCCGTTCTTGTTCACGAGCTTCATTTCCATCGAGGAAGAGCGCGTGTCGCCATCCGGGCGGTCCTTGACCTTAATCATGATATCACGGGCATTTTGTTCGGCGGCAAACAGGAACGTTGCCGAAAGCAACATTGTTGCAATAAAATTCTTTTTCATTTTTATTTTTCCTTTCCACTAACAGTTTCTTTTCCAAAGATATGGAATCTCTTGACGAGTACCGGCGTCACGAGCAAGTCGGCCAAAAGGGCAGAGCCAAGGCCAATCGAGAGCACAAAGCCGAAGTTGAAAAGCATCGTGCATTTAGAAGTCATGAAGCCGCCGAAGGTCGCGCACATGATGAACGTTGTCATCACAAGGGCTGTACCGGTAGAACGGTACACACGGAGGATGGCACTGGAGTAGTTCTTGGTGCGTTCGAATTCTTCGTTCGTGTGGTTCACAAAATGAATCGTATCGTCAACAGCAAGGCCAATGACCATCGGGATAATCGTTGCACTCATCATGTCAAGCGGGAGTCCCATCCAACCGAGGTAGCCACCCACAAAGATGGCAGGGGCTACGTTCGGGATCATGCCGATAAGTCCCGTACGCAGGCAGCCAAAGACAATCATCAAGAGCACAGCGACAATCACGATGGAAAGACCGAAGGAACGAATTTGCCCTTTCACGAGATACTGTTGCATTGTGGTGAACTGGGGAATATTACCGACAGCAGAAACCATCGCTCCTGGGAAGAGTTCCTTACCCTTCTTGGTGATGGCAGCAATTTCTTTGTCCAGTTCGTTAGAGTTGTAAGTGCTGATTTCGACCATCATACGGAGGTAACGGTAATCGTAATCAATCCAATAATTCGATTCGGAACCGCCCGCATTTTCATAAAGCAAGAGAAGCTGCGCCACCTGTTCTTCGGTATCGGGGATGCGGTAGAACGATTCATTGTTCTCGTTTACAGTACGGTTCAAATCCTTGACGATATCGAGAATCGAAGTGAGGCGCTTGCTCAGCGGGAATGATTCGATATACTTACCGTATTCATCGAGTTTTTTCAAGTTCTCGACTTTCTTAGCATCATCGGGAGTCGGGAATTCGATTTCGAGGTCGTAAGAATAGACGCTACCGAGCGGCGATTCACCCATTTCGAGAATTTTGCTCACATACGGAACCTTGCGGCCCATTGTGCGTTCCACATCAAAGGACGGTTCCATCTTGAGCATGCCAACAGCAGAAATCGCAGCGACAATCGTAAAGCAAACGAGGATTTTGCCACGGTGTGTCAAAACAAACTTGCCGATACTTTCCATAAGCAATGCCATGCGCGTATCGCCACGTTTCAAGACATTCGGATTCGGCTGTTTATCCTTACCGAAGCTGAGAAGAATCGGAGATACCACAAGCACCACCGCAAGCACAAAGCCCACGGAAATGGCGGACAAAAGACCTACGGAACGAATGGGGCGAAGCATCACTGTGAGGAATGACAACAACGCCACAATCGTCGTAAGCCCAGAGAACAACAGCGACCAGCCCGTTTCGCGAACGGCGTGGATAACCGCATCCTTGCGTTTTCCGTGCAAGAGTAATTCCCTACGGAAGAACGAGTACAAATGAATATTATACGCAATAGACACAGCAAACGCTAGGAACGGCGGAATCATCATGTTCGTGGAATCCATGTAGAGTCCGAAATAACCCACCAAGCCAAACGTCATCAAGATGCCCGAAAGGGAGCTCAAAATCGGCGAGACGATACCGCGCAAAGAACGCGTGACAAGAGCCATCACGATAATGGCACAAATCATAGCAAGCATCATCACACGGCCCATTTCGACGTTGATGAACTTCATCTTTTCGGAGCTCATGTACGGCATACCGCCAGCATTCGGATGGAGCGGGGCGTATTCCGGCTTGTTGATGATGTCGTAAGCTTCGGCACCGGTCTGCATATCCGGAGAAATTTTGCCTTCGGCCTTCCACACGGAATCTTCAGGGAACGGGCGGAGTTTCACGATAATGAATGTATTCTTGCCATCGGCGCTCACAAGCTTTTTCAAGAATTCAGGCTTTGCGGCCACGCGACGCTTAATTTCGGCAATGCCAGCTTCATCCGTCGGGATTTCTTCCGGGACAATCTGCGTGATTTCCATGCCGTCTTCGGTTCCGAGCGTGTATTCAATGTTCGTGAGCGAAGTGACGGTTCCGTTAGAATACGAAAGATTGTCGCGGAGGTCTTCGGAAAGCTTGCGCAGCAAGCGGAGATTTTCCGGCTTGTAGATATCGTCACATTCCGTGAGAACCGAAACAAAGTAATCGTTTCCGAAGAGTTCCTTGAACTTGTCCGTCTGCACAAGCATCGGGTCGCCCTCGACAAAATAGCTGTCCCAAGAAGTTTCTACATAAATCTTCTTGGCACCGATAACCGACAACACCAAAAGAACAATGAGACCCGCTAAAAATACCAATCGGTGCGAGATTAGGTACTTCGCAAAGTTCTCGAACATTTGGTTTACCTTTTCGATGTTGATTCGAATCCGTGACATTTTTCTCACTCCTTTTTCAATTCATTGACGAACTGTATATTGTAAATCTTTTCCATCTGGAGAACGTCCAACACTTCGGCAACTTTTTCGTAAGGCGTTTTCTTGTCGATTTTCAAAGCGACCGGAGCCCTCTTGTTTTGCACCGCGGCACTCTTGCTTTTCAAGAGTTCAACCGTTGCGATTTCGCCATTGATGGCAATTTCCGTTTCGGAAAGTTCGATAAAGAAACCTTCGGAAACTTCTTGCTTGACTTCGCTTGAAGTTTCGGGCAAGAGAAGTTTAAGGACAGACTTGTCCTGCTTAAAGACTGATGTCACCAGGAAGAAAACAAGCAA
This window harbors:
- a CDS encoding biopolymer transporter ExbD — its product is MAKRRHRISLDMTPLIDCVFLLLVFFLVTSVFKQDKSVLKLLLPETSSEVKQEVSEGFFIELSETEIAINGEIATVELLKSKSAAVQNKRAPVALKIDKKTPYEKVAEVLDVLQMEKIYNIQFVNELKKE
- a CDS encoding RND family transporter, with the protein product MSRIRINIEKVNQMFENFAKYLISHRLVFLAGLIVLLVLSVIGAKKIYVETSWDSYFVEGDPMLVQTDKFKELFGNDYFVSVLTECDDIYKPENLRLLRKLSEDLRDNLSYSNGTVTSLTNIEYTLGTEDGMEITQIVPEEIPTDEAGIAEIKRRVAAKPEFLKKLVSADGKNTFIIVKLRPFPEDSVWKAEGKISPDMQTGAEAYDIINKPEYAPLHPNAGGMPYMSSEKMKFINVEMGRVMMLAMICAIIVMALVTRSLRGIVSPILSSLSGILMTFGLVGYFGLYMDSTNMMIPPFLAFAVSIAYNIHLYSFFRRELLLHGKRKDAVIHAVRETGWSLLFSGLTTIVALLSFLTVMLRPIRSVGLLSAISVGFVLAVVLVVSPILLSFGKDKQPNPNVLKRGDTRMALLMESIGKFVLTHRGKILVCFTIVAAISAVGMLKMEPSFDVERTMGRKVPYVSKILEMGESPLGSVYSYDLEIEFPTPDDAKKVENLKKLDEYGKYIESFPLSKRLTSILDIVKDLNRTVNENNESFYRIPDTEEQVAQLLLLYENAGGSESNYWIDYDYRYLRMMVEISTYNSNELDKEIAAITKKGKELFPGAMVSAVGNIPQFTTMQQYLVKGQIRSFGLSIVIVAVLLMIVFGCLRTGLIGMIPNVAPAIFVGGYLGWMGLPLDMMSATIIPMVIGLAVDDTIHFVNHTNEEFERTKNYSSAILRVYRSTGTALVMTTFIMCATFGGFMTSKCTMLFNFGFVLSIGLGSALLADLLVTPVLVKRFHIFGKETVSGKEK
- a CDS encoding diguanylate cyclase, with amino-acid sequence MKISIQSKILILSLSCTLIGTLSLGILSTVFISRTTQRNSMQYMRDQASAEAAKLNYMFESHEKYTMAMAAGILSQINEDSTFLTNKEKHHGNIEGIKERLVSTIYNLSGTKSVFVRFNPKITNPSDGVLLVRDGPDDFFKPRTPTNISQYSPTDNEHVGWYYKPILSGNALWISPYFNKNYNAYIISYVIPMFLNNKEIGVAGVDIDFDLLTKQLSQVHIMKTGFAFLEDSEGLVVYHPTLPNGLTFKPEDDQVKLSYPLQNGMKLVMVAPVLEINAQRNKHLKQSIIFILFLLAFTTAISIFFSRSITKPLKKLTAEAKKMIMGDMNAEFNIRQNDEIGDLAKSFSAAKFHINQYMKHMQGLAFQDSLTNLRNKMAYDSFLNDLEQRIQEGEVESYGIIVLDLNNLKEINDTYGHENGNAYLINSSKLICQVFTHSPVFRIGGDEFIAILIGDDLDNHHNLLRQLKDGMNSTKNASFPWKQISIAYGIGIAPVAKSTTIAETFNKADKNMYKNKRAIKIAEHRPLSRDEEMHEAKYTAEEDSES
- a CDS encoding DUF1302 family protein; translation: MIKKLSLALLSAAFALSAYAQDELSLQLNGFVDSYHALQVEHPHKIMSSRTRLRLEMRANYGEASLYSSMNLAYNSLIKDQTGAFLREAYFDYAGRFLEVKAGRQIITWGVADGLRITDLISPMDYTEFMANDYDDIRVPVNAINLKYPGESFSAELVFVPVPEYFVIPTGDDNPWQMPVPNGMRMDLSGTPEKRLKNSEVGGRLRFFLENLDFSLTALRTFNKSPVTIAGYDPETKSAVIKGIYEPMNVIGGDVSIPAGELVIRGEVAAYFGEPIALKNSMDYWHRSSFNALIGIDWYAGDNWTIMAQYMHKTIMDYREVLGMEQNTSMITARVSKEVLNNTLKLSVYGIFDVDNVGFYVRPAADYLLNDQITISLGGDWLGGRRGTFKTYKKNTQIWAKGKFFF
- a CDS encoding AraC family transcriptional regulator; this encodes MLQNKTGTGHLLVYNVLPGLQVFYSNFHLKEFTFNFENQGKSLIVLHCHNGSSEWLDSNSLPRSMEENGLLLLDQMPSSRTFQFPVHCYHGIAVVFSMERCQSELMDMFKAVGVDFAAVIQKIQPLTLPLKLPSSEHVSHIFSELYRLPKNIRLPYFKIKVLELILFLSRLDSEAKYETAAKIPSQYKGKMELLREILRENVEEHLTLEELSKQIEMSPTQMKKYFKLAYGDSIYSYLKTYRMKKATQLLLDGKFNIAEVAGRVGYTNSSKFAQAFKEFTGCTPKEFRNKA